From the genome of Lampris incognitus isolate fLamInc1 chromosome 17, fLamInc1.hap2, whole genome shotgun sequence:
GAAATCTACTCGAGGTAAAGTCCTCCCTCAGAGTCGGGTTGTGTTTTATCACAGTGAGCTAATGTTGAGCTCAGCTTTACAGCCTGTTTCTGAGTGACTGTCTCGCTCATGGATGGTTATGCTATAGAACAAGCAGACATAAattaagatatactttattaacccccttagggaaattcatcctctgcatttaacccatcctagttgtgtagctaggagcagtgggcagctgcagtgcagtgcccagggaccaactccagttcttctttcctattgccttgctcaggggcacagacagcagaccctaacatgcatgtctttttgatggtgggatgaaaccggagcacccggaggaaacccacgcagacacagggagaacatgcaaactccacacagaaaggacctgggacaggccGGGGTTCAaccccaggacattcttgctgtgaggcaacagtgctaaccactgggccaccgtgctgccaagttTGGGATGATGTGACCCCTCACCTACTGTAAAGCTAATAACTAAAACTAGCTTCGTAAAATTGCTTTGATTTTTGTTTGCATCATGATCTCTATCTAAAATAGCTATACTAAGATTCATATCATTCATATTTATATTCAATTCATATTATTTGTTTCTCTTTATTAGGAGTGCTTTTACTGTTATTCCACATGCAGCTACATGCATTGTTGCATTGTCTGGACTTCacaaataataatgaataaactTTTATCTTATTTAAGAAAACACAGATGATTTATTAAGCGTATTGTCGTTGTCGCGAGTGGCACCAACAAATTCAGACACTTCCACTTGTATCACCAAAAAGTAAAAGGGTGCAGTGAATGACTGAAGGATACTGTTACAACAAATATTTGAAATTATTTTCAATTTATTATGCAATGTCATCAATCCAGAAAGCGTAGTCTATGACTATGCAGATACTATGATTAATTCTATGTGAGAACTATAATAATATTCTTTATTAACAAATTAAACattttgatagaaaaaaaaaagctttaagtCAACATGTCCATAAATGTATTACCATATTCTTGTAATTGCTTAATCTGTGTTAATGGCTATTTGTAAGAACCATATCTATCTGACACATTGAAAAACAGCTAGTGTAGTCACGGGTAATTTTCTTTAGGAAAACAAACATTTAAGTGTTTTATATCTGAATTCAATTTCAGAAGACATTTATGGTCTTTTCACCCCTACTTATGACTATTCCATTCCCTGACCCCCGACCCAAGCTCTGAACTGCTATTCTTAGCAGCCTTATAGAAAAGAATGCTTTGCCTTTAAATGTTAACTTTTGTTATAGATGGTTGAGCTTTGTTGATCAGGTTTCCTTGAGTATTTCGTTTATGATAGCATGAAACGTTGACGTACTATGTGTTCAGAGTTTGTGTCTTAAAGAAATCCATAGAAATTGGAATAGACCAAAATTATGTAGCTGGGCTCTCCAGACCATTAGAGGAGCTGTTAAAACCATAGTTGAAAAGCATAATCTGGAACACAAATATTACCTGCAGCAACATTTTCATGTGTACAAATCTATGATTAGTATCATGATTAGACTTTTAttctccatctatccatccatccattatccaagctgcttatcctaattaggttcacgggatgctggagcctatcccaggagtcactgAGCGGAAGATGAGgaaacaccctgggcaggcccccaggccatcaaagggccgacacattcacacctagggacaatttagtaagtctgacctacatatctttggactgtgggaggaaaccagagcccccggaggaaacccatgcagcaaCTTTTATTCTCGTAAGTCAAAAATGTCAGCTCAGGGCTTCTTGGGGTTACAAGGTCAAACAAAAAGAATCCAAAAGTGACATCCATCACATCTCATCTAGCACTTAATAGATATGATAAATTGGAAAGAAGGCATTTGATAAACTAACACTGTGTCCAGGGGCAACCTGGACAGAATTGGGAGACAGGCTCAAAAAGGTTTTCTTATCAAACATTGAGGTATATGGAAGGCCAAAGGTATATGGGAAAGAATAGTAGCCTCCAGAAAACACTGGCGACTCCATCTACTCATCCAAAGACACTTGGCATTCTACACTGTAGAAAAACATTGTAGTAAATTGTCAAACAAGCAAAGTTTGACACTTGTTTAGTCTTTTTTGAGTTTTAAATCTTTAGGTACCACATTTTGCACAGTACACAACATTAAAGACATGTAAGCTGTGCGGTTTCGTCCCTGTGAATCTGTACATGTCTTTTAAGGTCCTCTTTCCGTAAGAATCCTTTGCCACATAAACTGCAGCAATGTGCTCTTTCCCCCTCATGTACGCCCATGTGTTTGGTCAGTGAGCCACTTGCAGTGAAGCGTTTCCCACATACGTTGCACAGATATGGCTTTTCTCCTGTGTGTGTCCTCATGTGGATTTTCAGAGCGCCGCTCTTATAGAACTTTTTGTCACAGACACTGCAACTGTGTGTTGACTCTCCTGTATGGATCATCATGTGAGTTTTCAGGGTACCTCTCTGTCTAAACCCTTTGCCACAGACACTGCAGAGGAAAGGTTTTTCCCCTGTGTGAATTCTCATATGGGCCATCATATATTCTTTAAAGCTAAAACCCTGACCACAAACACTGCAAACATATGGTTTCTCCCCTGTGTGGACTCTCATGTGTCCCATCAGATTTCCATTTTGAGCAAAGGCTTTGCCGCACACACTGCAAACGTATGGTTTCTCTCCCGTGTGGGTTCTCATGTGCATTTCTAGTTGTCTATGACCGTCAAAATGCTTTCCACAGACTTCACAGTCATTTGTTCTAACGTAAGTTTGCAAGTGCAGCCTCAGGCTCTCCTCAGATTCAAAGATTTTCCCACATACACCACAAAGATCAGCATCCTTCTCTTCTTCTTGCACATGCTTCAAAAAAGAGGCCCTATAGCAGAAAGACTTATCACACACTTTACAGCAGTATTTTAAAAGGGGTGAATCACTGCATTTCTCTTTTTTAGCTCTCaatttttttgatttttgatctttCTTTTTTGGCCTAAACTTTCTTGAACAAGATTCTTCTGTGGTCTGCTCTTTATCACTATCACTATCTTCACTTTCAGATGCTTTGCTTCCTTGCCAGTCCTCATCACTCTCATCTGCTTCACTCTCAGCTTCAGAACAGTTTACCTCTGACTGTTTCTCATCTACAACAGTTTGATCCCTACAGCTGTTTTCTTCATCGTGGGTCTGTAAGTGCAACCTCAAGCTCTCATCAGAATCAAGATGTTTTCCACAAACCCCACAAAGCTCTGTGCTCTGCTCGTGCTTTAGCACATGTTTCAGAAAAGAGCGTTTATATCtgaaagactttccacacaccCTGCAACAGCTCTGTCCAGGATTCTGGCTTCTATTTTTGGTGTGAGTTTCCATTCTCTGCTGTTGCATGTTCTTCACTAAAATACCTTTGTGGAAAGACGTTCCACATTCTTTGCAACAATCTGCATCCTGATTTTGCCTTGGTCTCAGTCTTCGAAATGTCTTTGCTTTCTTTGATTTAAGTGAGTGATGTTTCCCACTGTCATCACTGTCTTTGTCTTCGGTCTCAGCCTCAGAACAGTTTGATGATGGCATATCACAGTCACCAGGTACCTCTGATGTCCCACAGGACTCTCCTTTAGGCTCGATTTCCATCTCTTCGGTTGAAGTACCCTTTTCTGCTCTTTGAATTTGATGAAGATGTGAAAGTTGAGCCTGGATAAAGTCAGTGGTGTCAGTCACCCTTGGTGCCTCTGTAACCTGCGGGGGATCTGAGTTTTCCTGTACTTGACTGGGGCTCTTCCACTGCTCACACTGCTGCTGTTGATCAGGACCCTCCTTTTCACCAGGAGACCCAGAGAAAGGTACTCTGTCTGGAGGGAGGACCAAAGAGAAAATTCCGCATGAACCTAAATAGTCATACCAAACACTAACACTAGTGTTTCCCCTACCATAGCCATTAGTGAGTGGTTCACCCACCTGGGTAGCCGGCCGCTCATTAATACAACCCCCCCATACAGCGCtgcaattgcccccccccccataaaaagtTTAGTGCATTGAAACTTTATAATGCACCCAGCCACTGCACTCAGAACTCTCAAAAATGTAGCATGGTTTATGCAAGTACTTCAGCATGCAAAGGGTCCTGTCCCTTTGGCTGTGTTTCAAAGGGAGCTATACGCCACCCAGGTTAGCAAAAATGCATTTGCACAACAACCGTGGAATGGAATGGGGCCTGCTTGTTTTCTAGAGAATGATTTGTACCTTTCCATTCAACAATTATTTTATCCATGAAATGTGAATTTATATCAAAATAAATCCAAGTAGGGGAACTGCAGGCTGTGGACGGCACAGCTGACACACACTGCCTGCTACTGTGCCAATGGTGTCCACTGGATCACATGTtgagcaggattttttttttttttgacaggatAGTCCATTGTCCAACATCTCATTGGGAAATGTATTGAAGACTTCTTTTATGATAGTTGTTACACCAGTAGCAACAAAAACAGAGTTTTCGGGAGGTTACAAAACTTGAAATGTCAGTGTCATGGACGCCAAATTGGTTGGGCAAATATAAATGTTTTCATATTTCACAAATGTTGGATATAAAAAAAAGATTGTGGATAATTGATGGCACATTCCTATATCATTACCAGAAAATGTAAAATTCTACATATTGATTTAATAAAGCAAACAAGTGCATACTGTACTCTTCAGTCATTCCAATCtcgattttttttccatttcactaTGGACTCAATCAATCTCTAACACCTTGATTAATGAGAAGCTAAGGATGCTAGCAAAAACTGATGACAGTAGAAAATGTTTCACATCTGCAAAATTAATTACAAATCATCAGTTAAACAGGGAACAgacctgttctgtgtaaatgtgtctccGTTTTTGATGTAATATCCAATAATTTGCGTTGCCGGTCAATCTCCTGGTGCGAATGAGAGATCTTCATCTCATATTCACCCATCATAATCTCTAGGATCCTAAATATCTCCTCAGCAACAACCACCAGTCGCCTGTGGACAATGGCCCTCTGCTGTTCAGGTGACATTTCTGGAAAAATAAAAGGACACAACCACAGTACAAAATCATTACACCACTCCTCCTTAAAAGTCAACATGATGGGAAATTCAGCAATTGCATGGGCATAGCCAAATGAAGGTGCACCGGGGAGGCATGCTTTtaatctactttttttttttttttgaagcaagcatgtatgcaccaCTGGCATGTCGCTACTATACACGGTTTTggtatggttgaataatcaacaacctatgcccatatattttACCATATTACTTATAtaatatattgcccatacactataacagtataccataccacaaccatcatgcccatatacgatGCTATGTAcgtacactatactacactattatcttgtgtaccagaagtatacatgatatattcacctaccatccacctcacaaataCATACTATATTGTTACAACCACAATATTTGTAAGCAGTATAcaccagttgtatgtgtatttacaattgtacatttgtattgcaaaaacATTTGTATCGCACATCTGATTTGGTTGGACTTGATTGTTGTTTAGTTAAACTCACAGAACAAAACTAAGTTAAACGAAATCCCTCATAAAACCATATCTCTGCCGATTTACTATGCTTTCATTCGTTTATCCTGCAATTTTTTTATATACAACAAGCTGTTTTACTACAAGCTATTAATGTCAATGGTATCAATGTCGGATTGTACTGTATGTGATTTATTAAAATGCATTTCCGGGAACATATGGTCATTGATTTAGGTGTTGTGGTACTGGGTTGAAATTGGTCAATATTATCTTTGGTTCAGTATTACTAAATCATATAGTATACTATGTGATAACTACATGATCATAAAAATTacgatgtagcaaatgtactgctATTCATATaatactatgtagcaaatatagaTTACTACTACTACGCCATATAGTGCTACTATATGACTACTGTGTAGCAAATGtaggctactactactattttatttgttgtattactttattgatccccgtggggaaattcttcctctgcatttaaccaagcctagaacagtgggcagccgccgtgcagcgacGGGGACTACTACTACTGTTTCATAAAACTACTACCAATATTACTACTGTTTCATATAGTACCATTATATGATTACTATATAACAAACGTACTACTTAATATAGTACTACTattatatgattactatgtaactAATGTACTACTAACTCATCGTTCAAGTACTACCATGACTATATAGCGCTCTATGCTGCAAGTTACTCAAATGTCTCTGCTAATCGCCGGCTCTTTTCTATCGTCTGCGTCGCGGCCAAGTGGGCAGATGTAAATATACTGTCAGGGTCGATGAAAGCGATCGGCTTTATGCTTTTCCCAAATGTGAAAACGGTGACCGACTCTGCGCCTTCAACCATTTCTGTTTGCAAACCTGATGATGTGTGCAGCATCTGTTTCTCTGCCAAGCTAATCATTTTCTCAACGACGCCGAATATCTCCTCCGCCGCCGCCGACAACCGCTCGGCGACGAGCCGCCGCAGCGTTTGCATTTTGGACATCGTTACGTCTGGACCGGCGGCTATCCCTTTTTAATCTCTGAGGACGCGAATTTAAAGAGACGACAGCTACCATAGCGCCGATGCGACGCCATCTTGCCGAGGAATGCCAAGTACTTCCGGTTTCGAAAAGTTTTTTTTTGATATTTCCAACGTTAAAGATCGAACAAGATCATTACAATCGGAGGAATACGCCCAAAATACAAACAacattacaaaaaacaaaacactgataCTTACGCCCTTTCATAAGATTTAGATAATTTAACATTTTTTCTTGCTTCAAACCTGAGAATTAGTATTAGTCTTGTATTCCGACTGTAACTTATTAGATGCTGCTTGATTTCAAAAATAATGCACGAGACACATAAATACCAGTTAAAGACGCCATTTTGTCATAATTTCCCTTAAAACCcaaccaaaataaataaaaatgtcagCAAAATTTATCAATGTCTTTAACGTCACACACCACAGCACAAgatgttggattttttttcatttacagATACAATTAAACCAGGCAGCTACAGGAATTTTCATAGATATGCAGCTTTCTGTGTGCAATAAATCTTAAATGATTTACATTTTCACTTGCAATGTTGCATTTAGGAAACGTCCATGCTTGTTAGAATAACAACCCTTTACTACACTGGCTGATTTCGCCAACCAGTCCTCCCTTAGCTGGATGAAGGCATGCAAGTGAAACTAGTGACTAGTAACTAGAGGAATCAGCTCATGTACTGATGAGTTGGTATGAAAATCCATGTACACGTGCTTCCTCGTGGCACATGATTATCACAGCTCTAGTCATCTCAGCATAAATTGCTTTCCTAATTCACATTTGAGTCAGTGACACTGAAATATATTGCTTCAAATGGAAGTCATTAAAGTTGAAAAAGAGTCCCCTGGACCGCTTTCTTGATCCTTGTATGGAAAATTGCAGAGGGGACCCTTAGGGACTTCGAGGACTTAGGAGAAGGCCCAACATAATAGCATTTTAAATTctatatttaaaatctttcatttaataataattctctcttctaattctaattttagccctagtttctatcaagtttgcttcagtaatgaaagggatactgtcctgaaaccatgaaaatcgagttatccaatcagattttgttgttgtctcttggcagagaaagggttagctggctggctccctaGTTAGTTAGGACTACTAGAAGTCCTGTActtgtgtttatttagaaagtgacaagtgaatcagccaatcttattttgctgttgtagtgggtgggacaaaaaaaaaatcgccctaggacttctagaGGTCCAGACCTACCCGGACGCGGCCTCACTCGtataaaagaatgatgtgcggttgctgaggagtcattacttgtgattgaccGACTCTTTCACATTGCGATCCAAATTcactggttcacttaaaccagtgtttctcaaccgggggtccgcggacccctagtggtccgtggtgtaattgcaaggggtccgtgaaaataaaatatctttaaaaaaaagatcctatgacatttatagaaataggattattttactcaaatgtgactgagacctttatctacctaaactataaagggtaacaggacttttttctctaattacatctgtttcacaagtgtaatttattataTTTTAATAAGAGACCTCGCTCCCGTTtgtattgttaaaagttactgcataaaaattctgttgttacatatatctgaaagttactgaatacatattctgttttgttacatatatctgaacgttactgcataagaattctgttttgttaactaaatctaagttacaactgaaagctcttatttttgccccaaagagtgaataaatgctataatgcaatttaaaatgcagtttctacaaattgcaaccccctcccccaagatcaggtggaggggtcctcagggtagattaaAAATACACAGggagtccaggaccccaaaaaggttgagaaccactgacttaaactaatcgaaccgcacatcactaacgttagtctgtgtatcagacgagtgcGCCGAAGTTTACGAAGCATGGCTACAGCAGGAAGAAGCGAATTTCCGAAATGCAGGGTGGCAGGGTAGGACTCATGGAGGATTCAAGATGGCGGAGTGAGTAGCAGTGTCCTTGCAGGCTCTGGTTAAACTTTGTCGTAGAGTCCTTGAAATGTAAACCTTTGTGAGCAATaacctaatgtaaactactaataagacacgttaggccctagctaacgggtctgatcctttagtcgagcggttagtgatgtcgccttgtggtgcagtacaccccgtatcgaatcccgcaccgggcgaaaaaataaccggttacattggtggcagcggtgggatccggaagtgtgcagatccttagaagtctcttcggagcgcgggaatcataaagcgcgagggcgcgcttccggggagggtgacgactgtgaactactaataagacacgttagtccctagctaacgggtcctaCCCTTTAttcgagcagttagtgatgtcgccttgtggtgcagtatactccgtatcgaatcccgcaccgggcgaaaaaataaccggttacactaacattGTTTAACCAGACAACAGTATCAAAATACCttgaaaaaaaacaatttatattGCAGCACTCAAGACTTTGGAACAAAGGAGACAACGTGTTTGTTGGTATGACGGACCACAAGTACAACCGAACAGCTCCTCATGAGGTGCGTGATGACGGCGACGCAGAAGAAATTTATGTGGATGACGAGACTTCTAAGGAAGGAGGAATTAATTGGACTACAAGCCAATTAAAAGTCCGAAACCCAAGAAATTGAAAGTGCAAGGTGAAAACATTAAGGTGGATGACAGTACAGCCTCAGCGATTCTCCGTGCAGTGCAGGCTGTGACCTAAAAGATGGATGAACAGACTGAACTTCTGAAACACTGAAAAACGCATTTCTCCAATAGGGTCCGGCTGCGGCCTGGAaccacctccagtcacgcccacaTACTCGTCACCGTCCCATTACTCATCACGCGTCACTCACAAAGCTGCATAATTCGTAACACGGCGAATTATACGAGATGCATCTGGCTGCAGACaagatggcggacctccgcaagatGCTCCTGTCAACTACGGAGGTCACGTGAtggtcctgtcaactgcggaggtgccgcttgcggaggtccgccattttgtctgcagccagctactcGACCTCTAACACACCGAGGCCAGTGATAGCCCAGTTTAGGATGAGAACTGTGCGGGACGACGTCTGGAAGAGATCGAGAGATGCGAGAGTTTGCAGCGAGATGCACATACGCTTCAAGGAAGATTTCTCCAAAGAAGATCGGGAGGCTCGTACCAAACTGTGGCCGTTGGTTCGGGATGCTAGGAGAAAGGGAAAGGGAGCTTTCCTGAGGGAAGGTTATGCACTGATTGACAACCGACGAGTAGGACCCTGAATAAATGTTTTTAGGGTGCCTTTGTTCTAAACAGGTATGCTGATATTGTTAGATTGTTCACTTTGTTCAAATTGAATTTAAAGTTATTGCTCTAAACATGTCTGATAAGGACTAaatctgtcacagtctctcgcccttgacatcaaagcgatcgcccttgactcctgctgacccccccttcaccccggtacaccagctggtcatGCCCTCTCTCtgttgacatcaaagcaatcagcctctcgcccttgacatcaaagcgatcgcccttgacacctgctgacccccccccccttcaccccggtacaccagctggccatcaaagcaatcgccgctctcccttgacatcaaagcgatcgccatcacccttaaaaagcctccactgtggaccagtcttcgctggaacgtcgcttttcatggacttctgcctgcctgtctacctgccactgagccaactcctgctctacccctgagatcggtcacttcaataaagacttgattcttcccttacctggttgtcccgtctgcttttgggttctttcctgatacgtgacaaaaTCACTCATTACTGGGCATGGTTAAATCTTTTGCGCATTTCTTAAAGGTTAAATTAGTTAAATGTTTTCTTTTATATCGTTAAATACTAGGGGATTGAAAAATAATGTGAAGCGTGaggcaacttttattttttgtaagGAGCAAAGGACAAATTTTGTGTTCTTGCAAGAAACACATTCAGGTGAATCAGGCACAAAATTATGGAAACAGCAATGGGGAGACTCCCGTTTTCTTTAGTCATGGGACATCACATTTGGCTGGCATAATGATATTGTTAAACAGGTTCCCTGGAAGTGTAATTAACCACAGAAGTGATATTAATGGTCATTGGCTAATGCTGGTGTTGGAAATGAATGAGGTAAACTATATTTTGTTATGTGTATATGGGTACAACAGAAAAACCCAGAGCAAAAATGTATTTGCATCCCTGAGTAAGTTGTTGGAGGAATGGAAAGTGTCTTACACAACTGATAAAATCATAATGGGGGGAGACATTAATGTGATTCCTGATCTCTGGTTTGACCGTCTTCCATCAAGGGGACCGTATCATAATTATGATGAAATCATAGTTGAATTGATCACAAAAGCAAGTTTGACTGATTATTGGAGAATGAAAAATCCCACTACTACTCAATATGCCTGGTTTAATGCAACTAATAATGGCCAGTGTTCAAGGATAGATTATTGGTTGATCTCAAATACTTTAGTCAAGGAGGTCTCTAAGTGTGAAATCTCTGCTTCACTCTCGTTGTCCTTTTTGTTGTGTAGGAATGAGTCTAACCTTAGCTCTATCTGGAAATTCAATAATAACCTTTTGGAAAATGAAGATTTTTGCACAGAAGCCAAACAACCGGTTAAAGAAATTGCTGAACTGGAAATGTCCTCCTTGAGTAAATGGGAGTGGTTCACATTTAAAGTTAGACAGCTTGCGATTAAAATAAGTAAATGCTCTTGTAAACTCAAAAAGCAGAAACAGCGAGACATTTTAAGTGACGTTAACGGATTATGTTACAAAACTGAATTAACATTGGAGGAACAAGCTAAATTAAACAATCTCCAATCCCAATTGGATAATATACGTATATTTG
Proteins encoded in this window:
- the LOC130127964 gene encoding zinc finger protein 239-like, with translation MQQQRMETHTKNRSQNPGQSCCRVCGKSFRYKRSFLKHVLKHEQSTELCGVCGKHLDSDESLRLHLQTHDEENSCRDQTVVDEKQSEVNCSEAESEADESDEDWQGSKASESEDSDSDKEQTTEESLCDKSFCYRASFLKHVQEEEKDADLCGVCGKIFESEESLRLHLQTYVRTNDCEVCGKHFDGHRQLEMHMRTHTGEKPYVCSVCGKAFAQNGNLMGHMRVHTGEKPYVCSVCGQGFSFKEYMMAHMRIHTGEKPFLCSVCGKGFRQRGTLKTHMMIHTGESTHSCSVCDKKFYKSGALKIHMRTHTGEKPYLCNVCGKRFTASGSLTKHMGVHEGERAHCCSLCGKGFLRKEDLKRHVQIHRDETAQLTCL